From the genome of Cognaticolwellia beringensis, one region includes:
- a CDS encoding HIT domain-containing protein has protein sequence MADKHAAEETIFSKIIRQEIPTPLLFQDELVTAFRDISPQANSHILIIPNKLIPTANDIEQDDELTIGRMFTVAKKLAKAEGIAENGYRLIMNCNQHGGQEVYHIHLHLVGGEPLGRMLDLK, from the coding sequence ATGGCTGATAAACACGCTGCTGAAGAAACCATATTTTCTAAAATTATTCGTCAAGAAATTCCAACACCTTTACTTTTTCAAGACGAATTAGTGACGGCTTTTCGTGATATTTCACCACAAGCGAACAGTCATATTTTAATTATACCTAATAAGTTGATCCCAACGGCCAATGATATTGAACAGGACGATGAACTGACTATTGGTCGCATGTTTACCGTGGCGAAAAAACTCGCGAAAGCCGAAGGTATAGCCGAAAATGGATACCGCTTGATCATGAATTGTAATCAACACGGCGGCCAAGAGGTTTACCATATACATCTACACTTAGTCGGTGGTGAACCGTTAGGTAGAATGCTAGACCTTAAATAA